The proteins below are encoded in one region of Phaseolus vulgaris cultivar G19833 chromosome 1, P. vulgaris v2.0, whole genome shotgun sequence:
- the LOC137815574 gene encoding filament-like plant protein 1 → MPITEAPTSPPHLEAPLAVQAQEGGGESQYQTPPAPPASASSLPDPFKETLGPFAAQLKTMAEDLPLLVSRAVKDSLKKLQEENFELKESNLIIRAEAEKLTCNLLMNEIEHSRLEDALDAELRNTRKEASDLRHKLYTQLQEKIDLERKLVPFRVKVADLEAARKAEASRVEKIGKRSADREVLLGKVEADRDKSLAKLSQAREEATKVAAELAQARGESKKATEELARAHEEKEELKNQIYELEQSAAQILTSGFEAALEQMSCQYLELDLSMLSICNEVVDSKIVPSED, encoded by the coding sequence ATGCCTATAACAGAAGCCCCAACCTCACCACCACACCTTGAAGCCCCCCTTGCTGTACaagctcaagagggtggtggtgaaagtcaatATCAAACTCCACCAGCACCTCCAGCATCAGCCTCAAGTCTCCCAGATCCCTTTAAAGAGACCTTGGGACCCTTCGCAGCTCAACTGAAGACCATGGCGGAAGATCTCCCTTTGCTTGTATCAAGAGCTGTGAAAGATTCACTCAAGAAGCTTCAAGAGGAAAACTTCGAGCTCAAGGAGTCAAATCTCATAATAAGGGCTGAGGCTGAAAAGCTCACTTGCAATCTGCTGATGAATGAGATTGAacattcaaggctggaggatgCACTGGACGCTGAGCTAAGGAACACACGCAAGGAAGCCTCTGATCTGCGCCACAAACTGTACACCCAACTTCAAGAGAAAATTGACTTGGAGAGAAAGTTGGTCCCATTTAGGGTCAAGGTGGCAGATTTGGAGGCTGCACGAAAGGCTGAAGCTTCCAGGGTGGAGAAAATTGGAAAAAGATCGGCAGATAGGGAGGTCCTCTTGGGGAAGGTCGAGGCAGACAGGGATAAGTCTCTCGCTAAGCTCTCCCAAGCTCGTGAGGAAGCCACAAAGGTTGCTGCAGAGCTTGCCCAAGCTCGGGGTGAGAGTAAGAAAGCTACTGAAGAACTTGCTCGAGCTCATGAGGAGAAGGAAGAACTGAAGAACCAAATATATGAGCTCGAGCAGAGTGCTGCTCAAATCCTCACCTCTGGGTTCGAAGCTGCTCTCGAGCAAATGTCATGCCAATATCTTGAGCTCGACCTTTCCATGTTGTCGATTTGTAACGAGGTGGTGGATAGcaagatcgttccttctgaagattag